GCGGACGGGCTTGACCGGTCCGGTGCCCGGTCGGCGGCCGGTCTTGTAGGCGGCGAGGGCCTGGCGGGCGAGGTCGGCGCCGGAGGGGCGCGGTGCGTCAGGCATAGGTGGCGTCCTTCCAGGGGTTGATGCGGATGTTCGTGGAGATCTCGAGCTGGGCCAGGCGGACGAGCCGGTCGCCGTACACCTTGCGCGCGCCGTCCTCGCCCGCGGTGGCGATCCAGGCGCGGACGATGCCGAGGTCGGAGGTGGCCTGCAGCTGCATCTCGGCGAGGTCCTCGGTGCTGAGGTCGATCTCGCCCTCGGCGACGTCGATCCCGGCTCCCTCAGCGACGGGGAGAGCGCAGCCAGCCCAGTCGCCGACGGCGTTCCGGGGGCCCTCCTCGTGCGAGGCGGAGTCGAGCTCGGCAAGGCGCGCGGCGTCCTGGGCCAGGGTGCTGCGGATGAAGGCGGCCGGGTGCTTCGGACGCCAGCCCAGGCACATGCCGCTGAGCTCGTCGGCGATCTGCTGCCCGGTCAGACCCCGGTCGAAGAGCGGCCGCAGCACGAACGCGAGCCGCCGGAGCCGCCGCTCGCCCTGCGTCCAGTTGACCAGGGCGCGGACCAGGCGGGTCTCCTGGAGCTCCCGGGCGACCTGAGCGGGAGAACGGCGGGCGGCCCCGCCGTTGCTGTTGCGCTTGTTGTCGGTCGAGGTGGATGCGGTTCGCCGCGCGCGCTTGCGCGTCGTGTCTTCTTCACCACCCACTACCTGCACCTGACCCTCCTCATCTACCGAGACCAGGGAAGGGGGCGCACAGCGGTTTTCCACAGGCGGGTTGTCCACAGGCTTCGGGGGGGTGGCGAGGGCGCGGGCCTCGTAGCCGGAGCCGATGATCCGGTGGCCCATGGCGCGGTCGTAGACCGGGGGGATCACCGCGGCGTAGATGGTGGCGGTGCCGGCGTAGCCGGTCAGGCCGAGGGCGCGGCGGACGTTGGTCTTGGTGCCGTGCACGACCCAGACGAGGGCGCCGAGCTCGCGGAGGACGGCGACGTGCCGCTTCACGGTCGCCCGGTTGATGCCGAGGCGGGCGGCCATCTCGTCGAGGCAGTACCGGGCGTGCCCGGTGTCGTAGTCCATGCGCGCAGCGAGGTCCTCAGCGACGGCGAGCGTCGTGCGGTTGGCGCGTGGGTGGTAGCCGGCCTGGATGAGCCAGCGGGTCGAGCGGAGCCACCGGCGGGGGCCCGTCCGGCGGGACGCCGTGTGCGCGATCTCCTGCTCGGCACCGCGCACGAGGACGTGCTCGGAGACGGTTCTCTGGCACGGGATGTCACCCGAGGGGAGGGAGATAAGCCGCGAATCGCCCTCTCGGGCGCGCGGAAGCTGACAAACAGCAGCGTCGTACTGCACTATGTACCCGTTCCTGCTCTCGGAAGAGGGCATGAAAAAGCCCCGCTTCGGTGGGTGCTGGTTCTGGTGCGAACCTGAAGGACGCTCGAAACTCGGGCCCCGTCGCCAAACGGGATCTGAAGTTCGGGCCTTAGCTCGAAGCGCCAACTTCGAGCCGTAGGAAGTGGCCGCGCACGGTGCGCCAACACCAGCGGCCGGCGGTTGAGGATGTGCCCCCGCCAAGGGGCCCAGGGACCTCCCGCCTAGGAAGTCGCTACGTCATCTGATCTCTCTCTCTCTCTCGTTCGTTCGTCACGCCGGTCCTCGAGGC
The Streptomyces showdoensis genome window above contains:
- a CDS encoding cell wall protein; this encodes MRGAEQEIAHTASRRTGPRRWLRSTRWLIQAGYHPRANRTTLAVAEDLAARMDYDTGHARYCLDEMAARLGINRATVKRHVAVLRELGALVWVVHGTKTNVRRALGLTGYAGTATIYAAVIPPVYDRAMGHRIIGSGYEARALATPPKPVDNPPVENRCAPPSLVSVDEEGQVQVVGGEEDTTRKRARRTASTSTDNKRNSNGGAARRSPAQVARELQETRLVRALVNWTQGERRLRRLAFVLRPLFDRGLTGQQIADELSGMCLGWRPKHPAAFIRSTLAQDAARLAELDSASHEEGPRNAVGDWAGCALPVAEGAGIDVAEGEIDLSTEDLAEMQLQATSDLGIVRAWIATAGEDGARKVYGDRLVRLAQLEISTNIRINPWKDATYA